The Tolypothrix sp. PCC 7712 genome segment AAAATTAAAGACCTTGGTTCGACAAATGGCGTTTTCATTAAACGAAGTGGTCAAACTCGTTTCGGAGCCAGAATTACTATGCCTGAAACTATAAATTTTGGAGACGAAATTGCTTTTGGCAAAGTGCGATTTCTGTTTAAAGAAAATTAGTTTTTAGAAAAAATAGGAGGTTATTTATACAATTTTTAACCTCCAAGAACATTTAATCAATAGTATAAATTACTGAATCATTGGCTTTTATATGACATTACCTTTAAATGACAAAAATAGTAGTTTATTAATTCAAGAAAATCAAAGCGTTCAAATAGACAACTTCCAAGTAGAAGTCATTTCATACCTAGGTCAATATACAGCGGATATATATAGCTTTAAAGTAAAAATATTACCTTTAGATTCTCCTAACACTGCAAGTAAATTATGCTTAATGAGGGTTGGTTCGGTTCAAGGTGGACTGTACCGAGAGTTAAAACTAAGGGAAGCTCTCGGAGATTACAAGATGATTGTAGAACTTATCACTTACATTACAGCCGAATCTGTAATTGTTAATGTTCATCCGCCTATAGTAGAGCAAAAATTATCCGAAAATGAAAAGTATGAAATAATAACTAATACAGAAGATATTACAACTATAACTAATTCAAAAAACATAAGTTTGCATCAAAATACAAATGAAGATAACGAGACAAGTTTAGTAATTGATAAAGATGCTTCACCTCTGTCTATTCTATTAGAAACCGACTCAGAGCATTTAGAAGATGAATACTATCCAGAAATAGATTTTTGCTCTAATAATGTTGGGAGTAAGCTTATATTAATTAGCGAATACCCAGAATACACAAAAACCCTGGATACTTGGTTACAATCAGATCATTCTTTAGAAGAATCTTTATATATTACTACCCAAGTTTGTCAATTTTTTCGGTATGTTTATGAACGTACTTGGTGTTTTATCTCCTTAGAAACTCACTTGATTAAAATAGGAACTCCCTGCCAGTTTTTTGATTTAACAAATGCTTATCCTGTTAGTGAAATGCTAACTGCTGGTTTATTAGGAAATTATTGCGCTCCCGAACTCGCCTATAACAAAAGTCCTATTCATGAATCAATGAGTATCTATACAGTTGGAGCATTATTATATCACTCTATTCACAAACAACCCTTGTTACCACATCAAACTATTGAACTCAAAATTAATCCTATTCCTCGCATTTATCAAATCTTAAAAATTTGCTTGTCTCCTGTTATCGAAGAAAGATTTTCTTTGTCTCAACTTCTGAGTATTTTAGTAGAAACTCGCCAAGCTATTCGTGCTCCTAAAATTAAGTGGAATGTTGCTAGCCGCTCAACTGTAGGTCTATCAACTAGCCGCTTGCAAAATGAAGACAACTATGGTGTCAGACAACAGCAGTTAAGTGATATTGAAACCATGATATTAGGAGTTGTTGCTGATGGCATGGGTGGTATGTCTCAAGGAGAACTAGCAAGTCAATTATCTGTGCAGACAGTATTAGATGAACCTATACCAGCTGAATTTAAAACTATAGAACAACGCAATGAATGGTTGATGTCGTTATTTCAAAAAGCCAATGATGTTGTTTCCAAAAATGTAAAAAACGGCGGAACCACTCTCAGTTTGGTATTAGCCATAGCACAACAATTAATGGTAGCCCACGTTGGTGATACCCGTATTTATTTATTACGTCAAGGAGAAATACGTCAGTTAAGTGAAGATCACTCTCTTGTAGCAATGTTAGTTGCTAGTGGTCAAATAACAGAAGCAGAAAGCTTAGAACATCCAGATCGTAATGTACTTACTAAGTCTCTTGGTTCAAAAAGTAAACTAAGTGATGGCTATGTTCAAGATTTAAAACGTACTACTCAAGAATTATCAATGACTTTAGAAAACGGAGATATTTTGTTGCTGTGTTCTGATGGAGTTTGGGATTTAGTTTCTAAAAGAGAGTTTGCAGAAATTTTTAATAACAATAAAGATTTGCAAGCAGCTGTTGATACAACTATTGAAATAGTTATTGAGCGAGGTGCATCAGATAATGCGACTCTTTTAGCAATGCAATGCCGGATAGATAAATAGTCAATATATAGATTTTGAATCATGCTACATTTTTAACCAATTATTACTCAAAATTTATTATAGTTCGACACCATTTTATTTAAAAATAAAATACTCATGACATAAATTTAAGCGAATAAATGTTGTTCCAATTTAAGTAGCTCAAGGTTCCTATCAATCATATAGACAAAATATTTCCTAACAACTCAGCTTCCCAGAAATATTAATTATTACTAATTAAGTAAATCAGAAAAATGTCTATTCCATGTCCAACTTGCCTCACTGACAATATAGACAATACAGCTTATTGTATTGCTTGTGGTACACCTCTGGTTTCTATGATCAGTTCTGGTGAACAGGTATCTGCATATCATTTGCCTAGTGGTACTTTACTAAAAAAAGGGCTATACAAGATAGAAAAAGTGCTGGGAGAAGGTGGCTTTGGGATTACTTATAAAGGAGTTTTTTTACAAAATTCGGCCCAGGTAGCGATTAAAGAACTCTGGCCGGAAAAAGCGGCTAGGATTGGCTCTACAATTACATGGCCTTCTTCAATTACCCCTTTACAAAGACAACACCAAATTCAAAAATTTCAGCTAGAAGCTAGTTGCCAACATAAATGTTCTCATCCTAACATCGCTAAAATTTATGATTGGTTTGAAGAAAATAATACTGCCTATATAGTAATGGAATTTATTTCAGGAAAATCATTATTCCAAATATTACAACAAGAAGGTGTATTAGAGGAAAATCGTGTTACATCTTATTTTATTAAAATAGCAGAAGCTTTAAAAGTTATTCACATTAATAATTTACTACATAGAGATATCAAACCAGATAATATTCTTATTGATAATCAAGATAGACCTGTATTGATTGACTTCGGTGCTACGAAAGAATTTATTGCCGGTCAAACACGCGAAATGAGCGTGACATTAACACCAGGTTATGCACCTTTGGAACAATATAGCTATCGAGGTAAGCGTTTTCCAACAACAGATATTTATGCTCTATGTGCTTCAATGTATGAATTATTAACTGGAAAGTTACCTGCTGCTGCTACAGATATAGCTAATGGTTCAGAACAACTTGTGCCACCTCGAAAGTTACGTTCCAATCTTAGCCCTATAATTGAAAAAATTATTCTTACAGGGATGCAATTTAAGGTTGAAGACCGCTTCCAAACAGCAGATGAATTAATTGATGCTCTCAACGGTAAATTTACTTCTCCCAGCCAAAAAAGAGCACATGAATTAGTTAAACAAGGTAAATTATTAGAAGCAGTTTTAGCTTATGAAAAATATCTCAATAGCGAACCAAATAATGGCGAGGCAGCAGTTGAAGTGGCATTAGTTCAACTGTATATCGATGAAAACAAAGCAGAAATTGCTGCCCAAAAAGCGCTCCAATTACAATCTAATGATGGGAGAATTTATGGAGTTTTAGGAGTTGTTAACTGTCGAAAATCAAATTGGTTAGAAGCAGTAAAAAACCTACAGCAAGCAGCACAATTAGCTCCTCACGAAGTTTGGATACAAGCAAATTTAGCTTGGGCATTAGGTAAATCCGGTAATTGGCAGCAAGCTGAAATAACTATCAATAAAGCACTTCAACTGGATGCTAACTGTACTTTTGCGTTAGGCTTACAAGCATGGATAGCCGTAAATCAAGCACAATGGCAATTAGGAATTCGTGCTGCTACTCAAGCAATTTTTAAGTCGAAGCAAAGCTCTTCTAGAAACTCGCAAGAACTACAGCAGTGGGTGTATCCTTACCTAATTCTTGCCTTAGATAAAGCAGTAGTTACCAAGCAAGCAAGCGATGTAAAAAGACGTATTCAAGAATTTATTACTCAAGTACCTGACAATAGTTTTGGCTGGGGTTTCAAAGGTTGGAAAGCAGGCATACAAGGTTTATGGAATGATGCTATTGCCGATTTGGAGCAAGCAAGCCGTAAATCACAAGTTCCTGGTTGGGTACTCATAAATCAAGGAATTGCTCAGGAACATTTGCAGAATTTTCCGGCAGCTATCCAAGCCTACGAAACTCATACTCAGCAATTTTTACCTCATGCTTTTGTTTTATTTCGTCTCGGCACTTTATATGGACGATTACAACAATGGAAAAAGGCACGGTCTTATCTAGAAACAGCAGTTCAAGTAAAACCAAATTATGCAGAAGCTTATCATAATTTAGGGTGGGTGCTTCTAAATATTAAAGATCAAGATGGTCAGATAGAAAACTTCCGCGAAATTTTGTCATCCTATCGTAAAGCTACTGAACTATATAAACAGCAACAAAAACATCCTCTAGGCCAAAGCATTAAACAAGCTTTTCAAGCAGTTGGTATTAACAATTTCTAAATCTGCATTTACTCCTCCGTTGAAGAAAATACACGCTAAATGCTAATTCTAGGAGCAGCACTTCTGCTAACTAAAATTTTGGCATTGGAACTGAAAACAAGAGAATATACAAAGATTCGACCAATAACACTGTGATTTGAACGATATTTTTGCCAAAGGGTCACGAAATGCTTCAAAACTCATTAGGACAAGATATACTTCATAATTTAGTTGTGAGTTGTAAGAATGATAATCGTATAGTTGGGGGGAGACAGGGTTGAGCAAAGCTCAACCCTGTCTCATTAATAAAGAGAATGGGAAGAAGCTGCCGTCGGCAGCTTCTTCCCCCACCCAATGATTATCATTATTATGTTGTTGACGGCGATTCATGCCCAACAGTGTCTCGCTTGGGTTTGCGTTGTCCAACCCGTGTGCCTGACTTTTTCTGGGGACTCTTATCTGTTTGCTGTTGCGTGTCCTGGGTTATCGCCTGAAGGTCAGTACTAGGATTACTAAGTGGCGTTTCAGTAATTTCAAGCGTTTGAGTAGATGTAGTTTTCTTACGAGTCTGCTTTTTCTTCAAGGCTGGCTCTACGGGGATCTCGTTTGCTGTTGTGGTCGTAAATTCTTGTGGTGCAGGTACGTTTGGCTTTTTCCGAGTCGATGTAGTTTTAGGTGGTGACTCTGTTTTCGATGAAGTGATTTCACTACCGACCAACGGAGTTTCAGGAGGGACTGCACTAGTCGGTACATCCGTTGAACCCATTCCTATTTGTAGCAAATGCCATAAGTGTTCGCGGCGGCTCTCCATATAGCTCAGTTTTTCTTCGCCTTCAGTCGCTTCTATTGCCATACGTTCGCACTGCGCTAGCGTTAGGGTATGTTCGTGTAATTGTTTTAAAGTTAAAGCTTTATTTCCATCATCTAATGCCGCCGCCACAGTTCTGATGAGCCAGTCTTTTAGGACTCCAAGACAGCCAATAGAATGTTCATAGAAGTAAAGCCAATGCTGCATTAATTCAGGAATATTAGTATCAAGAGGTACTTGCTTGAGGAGTGCCAATAACGCTGCTTGAAAATCCAAACGGTCTTGTTCATTTTGGTACAAATAGCGCGGAAAGTGGATATCCAGACCGCGCCGGGATGCTTGACCACTTAAATTGCGGAAATTTAACAGTTCGTAAGTACCAATCAGGATGTGTAAAACACCCGTAACATTCGTCATGGATTTAATCCAATCCAACTGGTCTAAAAGCTTGCCAGCATTACTTCCAGTCCCAATCTTCATTAAATGTTGCGCTTCATCCAGGATAACCGCACGTACACCACGTTTGGTTATCGCTTCTTCTAATGCGTGGCGCAGTTCTGGAGAATCATTAAACTGGGAAGTTTTGCTAGTACGTCCACGCCCTTTTTTCTCCCATGCCTCCGACGTATCAATGTCTACAATGCTACGACGCTCGTAGAATGGCTCATTCAAAAGCTTCAGCGCAGTCCGGTAATAGTCAGTTCGATTAAACACCCCACTGTCAGGTGGACGTGTCTCTATCAGTAACAGAGGTAATTGAGGTACATAACCGTTGCGGTAGCTTGAGTCATTTGATACATAATCCTCAGTTTGAGGCGCATTTAAACGTCGGGCAATTTGCCGTATCATCGTCGTCTTGCCCACACCGCTTGGCCCATACACCAACACATGAGCAAATCCGGCAGGTTCTCGAATCGCACGCATGAGCAGCATATCTACCCGTGCTAACTGTGGATGTAAAACTGCATACTCCTTAAATTGAGTAAGTAAGTTTATGTCATCGCTCCTGTTCCTGTTTAAATCCATCTATTTGTATTCCGCTAATATTGGCAGTGAACTTAGATCCAACGGTTCAACGTTTCGAGATGGTACGTGCTGCGATGCAACATCTTCACTCTGTTGTGCCAATACAGCAAATGTTGAATGAACTTGGTTTACTGATGGAACAGAAGAATTACTAGACGTTAAATTGTCTAGTAAGCGTTTACTTTCCAAATCACGCAATCTTTGCAGCAACAAGGCTTCATGTTCTTGGACATTGGCAATGAAGTCAGCTAAATGTTTGGCATTCAAATTCGTCGCCGTGGCGCTACGTTTGTTCAATTGCCTAATTTCTTGTGCCGCTAACAACACTTCTTTTTCAGTGCGTCCCACGAAAGTACTGTAATACTGAGAGATACATCTCACCCAGCGCCCATCAACATAGGCGTAAGCAACTCCCATATCAAAAGGATCGTAGCGTACTGGTACTAATGTTTTTTCTACATTGGGATTGCGGAAAGCATCACTCCAATAGTAGAGATAATTGACTTTAATCCCTTGTCCCGGCTGAACTTTCGCCTGACCTTTGGGCGTGGAAGGACGTGTTGCCATGAGGAACTCTTCGTTATAAGCAATACTTCGGTGTAAGCGTTCTCCGGCGATTGACAACCCTTCGGTATAAACAACGCCTGGAGACGCACCTAATGAGTCATGATAATTTGAGTCGTAAATCGAGTAAGCCCACTGGGTCAGGTAAGTATATAAATCTCCCAAATTCCAAACAGCTAACTGTTTTGGGTCAACAGTTTTGGTGAGTTGACGCGGCTGTTTACTTGCTTGAGTATTACCTAATAGGTTATAGATAAACTCAGTATTTGTCGTCCCAAATAATCGTTCAATTACCGACCCAAAGCGGGGTTTACCACCAGGTCGTGTTTTCTTGGTGCAGTGGTAGCGTGCTAGCAAGGTGTCAAAGTATATACTGTGGAATTCTTTGCCACCATCTACAACTAATGTTGAGGGAAAACGACCTTGGCGCTGGACTAAAATACGTAGCCCCATCATGCAAGACCTGTAAGAAGGTGCATCAAAAGTCAGATAAACTGCCAATATTCGCCGAGAATAAGCATCGGTCAGTAATGTTAGCCAAGGTCGTCCCAGTAACCGACCTGTAGCTTGTGAGCGTAATTCAATATCGAGTTCGGTATGGTCGATATGGACTATCTCCAGTGGACGGTTTCCGTGAGGACGTGTATTTAAAGCTAGTTCCCAGACAAAAGGCTCTGTTGCGTATGCGGCTTTTGCTCCCTGACGCTTTAATGTCTGCTCATGGGTTGGGCGTTTTTTTAAACGCTGGTAGAAGGTGCGGTTACTAAGGGGTTGTATATTTAATGCTGTACAGGCTCTGACATACGCCCGATATACTGAAGCGCCTGTCGCTTGTCTTGGTGTTTCAAAATGCTCCTTAATAAATTTATCTAATAATTCACTTGAATCTGTTGGCGATTTTGGTTGACGATTCCCTTGCTGATGTGTGCGTGGTAGCAACCCGACATAACCGCAACCTAAACTTGCTTCTGCTTCACGGAACTGTTGTACCCATCTACGCAAGGTACGTGGGTTGATGTCTTGATAGATATCTGTATGGCGTTGGAAATATGCTTGTACTATATTAAATTTTCGATTCGCTTCTTTTAAGTGAGATGGAGAAGCGGCCTCCATTAAAGTCCGTACAGTTTCATTTCTTGTTACATCTGTAACTCCGTTGTGGATTTTAATGGTGCCACTGTCGAATAACTGGAGAAAAAATGCTGTGGGCAACTGTATTGGGAAGCCTGACTCTGGTAATAGCGTGGTTGTGGTCTCGCCATAGTTAACTAAAGTCCATAGCGCCGAATCCCACTCAAGGGCTGTGTTAGGTAGCAGTGTTGTGGGACTACTGGGAGTATTCTTTGTAGTTACTCCTACAACAGATGCGTGTGTATAAGCGTCATGATTTTGTTGACTTACCCATAATCGTGTCCTGTAATGTTCAACTAAGGGGACAGCAGACAAATCCACGTACAAAAGCTCAGTTGCAATCATGATGTATATGTCATTGGCACATACATCATTTAATTCTTGTAGCAATGCCGCAAT includes the following:
- a CDS encoding PP2C family protein-serine/threonine phosphatase, giving the protein MTLPLNDKNSSLLIQENQSVQIDNFQVEVISYLGQYTADIYSFKVKILPLDSPNTASKLCLMRVGSVQGGLYRELKLREALGDYKMIVELITYITAESVIVNVHPPIVEQKLSENEKYEIITNTEDITTITNSKNISLHQNTNEDNETSLVIDKDASPLSILLETDSEHLEDEYYPEIDFCSNNVGSKLILISEYPEYTKTLDTWLQSDHSLEESLYITTQVCQFFRYVYERTWCFISLETHLIKIGTPCQFFDLTNAYPVSEMLTAGLLGNYCAPELAYNKSPIHESMSIYTVGALLYHSIHKQPLLPHQTIELKINPIPRIYQILKICLSPVIEERFSLSQLLSILVETRQAIRAPKIKWNVASRSTVGLSTSRLQNEDNYGVRQQQLSDIETMILGVVADGMGGMSQGELASQLSVQTVLDEPIPAEFKTIEQRNEWLMSLFQKANDVVSKNVKNGGTTLSLVLAIAQQLMVAHVGDTRIYLLRQGEIRQLSEDHSLVAMLVASGQITEAESLEHPDRNVLTKSLGSKSKLSDGYVQDLKRTTQELSMTLENGDILLLCSDGVWDLVSKREFAEIFNNNKDLQAAVDTTIEIVIERGASDNATLLAMQCRIDK
- a CDS encoding serine/threonine-protein kinase, which encodes MSIPCPTCLTDNIDNTAYCIACGTPLVSMISSGEQVSAYHLPSGTLLKKGLYKIEKVLGEGGFGITYKGVFLQNSAQVAIKELWPEKAARIGSTITWPSSITPLQRQHQIQKFQLEASCQHKCSHPNIAKIYDWFEENNTAYIVMEFISGKSLFQILQQEGVLEENRVTSYFIKIAEALKVIHINNLLHRDIKPDNILIDNQDRPVLIDFGATKEFIAGQTREMSVTLTPGYAPLEQYSYRGKRFPTTDIYALCASMYELLTGKLPAAATDIANGSEQLVPPRKLRSNLSPIIEKIILTGMQFKVEDRFQTADELIDALNGKFTSPSQKRAHELVKQGKLLEAVLAYEKYLNSEPNNGEAAVEVALVQLYIDENKAEIAAQKALQLQSNDGRIYGVLGVVNCRKSNWLEAVKNLQQAAQLAPHEVWIQANLAWALGKSGNWQQAEITINKALQLDANCTFALGLQAWIAVNQAQWQLGIRAATQAIFKSKQSSSRNSQELQQWVYPYLILALDKAVVTKQASDVKRRIQEFITQVPDNSFGWGFKGWKAGIQGLWNDAIADLEQASRKSQVPGWVLINQGIAQEHLQNFPAAIQAYETHTQQFLPHAFVLFRLGTLYGRLQQWKKARSYLETAVQVKPNYAEAYHNLGWVLLNIKDQDGQIENFREILSSYRKATELYKQQQKHPLGQSIKQAFQAVGINNF
- a CDS encoding TnsA endonuclease N-terminal domain-containing protein, which encodes MNEFEFEDWCRQQQLATNTIDLITQIRKSPPSRRVQGRTKNVCGVYPSSKMGVTIQFESHTVELWAIYLMEHDPKVLEFYDQPPPFKIQYKNQAGRNIGHYHTPDFFVLRHDGACWEEWKTVKELEFLAQKYPGRYQKTASGHWRCPPGEAHASQFGLKYCVRTDAELNPVFTQNLMFLSDYLGFKSNLTTDVHSTVLAYLEANPGITIAALLQELNDVCANDIYIMIATELLYVDLSAVPLVEHYRTRLWVSQQNHDAYTHASVVGVTTKNTPSSPTTLLPNTALEWDSALWTLVNYGETTTTLLPESGFPIQLPTAFFLQLFDSGTIKIHNGVTDVTRNETVRTLMEAASPSHLKEANRKFNIVQAYFQRHTDIYQDINPRTLRRWVQQFREAEASLGCGYVGLLPRTHQQGNRQPKSPTDSSELLDKFIKEHFETPRQATGASVYRAYVRACTALNIQPLSNRTFYQRLKKRPTHEQTLKRQGAKAAYATEPFVWELALNTRPHGNRPLEIVHIDHTELDIELRSQATGRLLGRPWLTLLTDAYSRRILAVYLTFDAPSYRSCMMGLRILVQRQGRFPSTLVVDGGKEFHSIYFDTLLARYHCTKKTRPGGKPRFGSVIERLFGTTNTEFIYNLLGNTQASKQPRQLTKTVDPKQLAVWNLGDLYTYLTQWAYSIYDSNYHDSLGASPGVVYTEGLSIAGERLHRSIAYNEEFLMATRPSTPKGQAKVQPGQGIKVNYLYYWSDAFRNPNVEKTLVPVRYDPFDMGVAYAYVDGRWVRCISQYYSTFVGRTEKEVLLAAQEIRQLNKRSATATNLNAKHLADFIANVQEHEALLLQRLRDLESKRLLDNLTSSNSSVPSVNQVHSTFAVLAQQSEDVASQHVPSRNVEPLDLSSLPILAEYK
- a CDS encoding ATP-binding protein — encoded protein: MDLNRNRSDDINLLTQFKEYAVLHPQLARVDMLLMRAIREPAGFAHVLVYGPSGVGKTTMIRQIARRLNAPQTEDYVSNDSSYRNGYVPQLPLLLIETRPPDSGVFNRTDYYRTALKLLNEPFYERRSIVDIDTSEAWEKKGRGRTSKTSQFNDSPELRHALEEAITKRGVRAVILDEAQHLMKIGTGSNAGKLLDQLDWIKSMTNVTGVLHILIGTYELLNFRNLSGQASRRGLDIHFPRYLYQNEQDRLDFQAALLALLKQVPLDTNIPELMQHWLYFYEHSIGCLGVLKDWLIRTVAAALDDGNKALTLKQLHEHTLTLAQCERMAIEATEGEEKLSYMESRREHLWHLLQIGMGSTDVPTSAVPPETPLVGSEITSSKTESPPKTTSTRKKPNVPAPQEFTTTTANEIPVEPALKKKQTRKKTTSTQTLEITETPLSNPSTDLQAITQDTQQQTDKSPQKKSGTRVGQRKPKRDTVGHESPSTT